A single genomic interval of Terriglobus albidus harbors:
- a CDS encoding GlxA family transcriptional regulator — translation MHVVLYLPEAFYSAIASTFVETLLAINGVRGETAFSFEFVSSNSHACSKSGIIYPVKSRPSRKMDVLVLLTGVGLNVMESVCALEEETERAKSLVLLAKRQGALIAATCGASYILAKLGLLNGRNATISWWLGKEVKKRFPRVKWEPARIVIRDGSLYTTGAAFAGLELISKLVIDLGFAKEERQVRKLMVLPPARESQDPYEVPGLEESTSFEKHLRRLAQRNLVDLDLSFLAAKLNTSPRTLSRRFVDELQLTPGKWIQEQRLEAARVLLESTKLSVSEICFRVGYQDVASFGRLFARATGLTPGEFRKELRPTSR, via the coding sequence ATGCATGTCGTCCTGTATCTGCCAGAGGCTTTCTATTCTGCGATTGCTTCCACCTTTGTGGAGACCCTTCTGGCGATCAACGGGGTACGGGGCGAAACGGCATTTTCGTTCGAGTTTGTTTCGAGCAACAGCCACGCATGTTCGAAGTCCGGAATCATCTATCCCGTTAAGTCCCGCCCTTCTCGCAAGATGGATGTCTTAGTTTTGCTGACAGGGGTGGGGCTGAATGTCATGGAATCGGTTTGTGCCTTGGAAGAAGAGACCGAACGTGCAAAGTCGTTGGTGTTGCTTGCCAAACGGCAGGGCGCTCTCATCGCTGCAACCTGCGGAGCTTCCTACATCCTCGCGAAACTGGGCCTTTTGAATGGGAGAAATGCAACAATCTCGTGGTGGCTCGGGAAGGAAGTAAAAAAGAGATTTCCCCGTGTCAAATGGGAACCCGCACGCATCGTTATCCGAGATGGGTCCTTATATACAACCGGAGCTGCCTTCGCCGGGTTAGAACTCATCAGCAAGCTCGTGATCGATCTTGGCTTCGCAAAAGAGGAACGGCAAGTCAGGAAATTGATGGTGCTTCCGCCGGCGCGCGAGTCCCAAGATCCATACGAGGTTCCGGGGCTGGAAGAGTCCACATCCTTTGAAAAACATTTGCGCCGGCTGGCGCAGCGAAACCTCGTTGACCTTGATCTGTCATTTCTTGCGGCCAAACTCAATACTTCGCCCAGGACGCTCTCAAGGCGATTTGTCGATGAACTGCAACTTACTCCCGGAAAGTGGATTCAGGAGCAGCGGTTGGAAGCCGCACGTGTCTTGTTGGAATCGACGAAACTGAGCGTCTCTGAAATATGCTTTCGGGTCGGGTACCAAGATGTTGCTTCGTTCGGTAGGCTCTTTGCGAGAGCAACAGGTTTGACGCCGGGTGAGTTTCGTAAAGAGCTTCGTCCCACAAGTCGGTGA
- a CDS encoding NAD(P)H-dependent oxidoreductase, whose product MKYFIVYAHPEPLSLSGHLKNRAVAALEIAGHEVIVSDLYAMGWKAVYDAKDFPERKDSGPLNYDKASGEAYKTGTQAADIADEQRKLLWADVVILQFPMWWYGMPAILKGWVDRVYAYGFAYGVGVHGGGRWGDRFGEGTLKGRRSMIAMTVGGRMAHYGPRGVNGTIDDLLWPIQHGVLFYPGMDIVPPAVFYEVGHASAEAVEAMTQTYVERVLSAPFVDPIPFRPQNGGDYDDVQVLKPHLDSGASGHALHQGEQAFISNTYLGTPGDYTPRHVPPTSRVGDAS is encoded by the coding sequence ATGAAATATTTCATCGTCTATGCACACCCAGAACCCCTGTCGCTTTCAGGCCATCTCAAGAACCGTGCAGTTGCTGCGCTCGAGATTGCTGGTCATGAGGTCATCGTTTCGGATCTTTATGCCATGGGATGGAAGGCGGTCTATGACGCTAAGGATTTTCCCGAACGTAAAGACAGCGGGCCGCTAAACTACGACAAAGCATCCGGTGAAGCTTATAAGACAGGAACGCAGGCGGCTGATATCGCAGACGAGCAGCGCAAACTGCTCTGGGCCGACGTAGTTATCCTGCAGTTCCCAATGTGGTGGTACGGAATGCCTGCCATCTTAAAAGGGTGGGTCGACCGCGTCTACGCCTACGGTTTCGCATACGGTGTCGGTGTCCACGGCGGAGGAAGGTGGGGAGATCGATTTGGAGAAGGCACGCTCAAAGGAAGGCGCTCCATGATCGCGATGACTGTTGGCGGCCGCATGGCACATTACGGCCCGCGTGGAGTCAATGGCACCATCGACGATCTCCTTTGGCCCATTCAACACGGAGTTCTCTTCTACCCCGGTATGGATATCGTGCCCCCGGCCGTATTTTACGAAGTCGGACACGCGAGTGCGGAAGCTGTAGAGGCAATGACGCAGACTTATGTTGAACGCGTGCTGAGCGCTCCATTCGTTGATCCAATTCCTTTCAGGCCACAGAATGGCGGAGATTACGATGACGTTCAGGTGCTCAAACCTCATCTCGACTCGGGCGCCAGTGGCCATGCTCTACATCAGGGGGAACAAGCATTCATTTCCAATACCTATCTGGGCACTCCAGGGGATTACACACCCCGCCACGTGCCGCCGACCTCACGGGTCGGAGATGCGTCCTGA
- a CDS encoding glycoside hydrolase family protein has translation MKTWKWGSRFLIAVCLPLFAVFSGQAGAQASKERTASVPPLDFLHIMQPIPASAAFHDPGYFVWCGALIKGGDGKYHLFYSRWKVIDGFESWVTRSEVAHAIGSSPEGPFVFHDLALPARGKEFWDGMVTHNPTIHRFGRKYYLYYMGNRGNGVVMSTLNWDHRNNQRIGVAVADNPNGPWKRLDTPLIDVSADANAPDALCVSNPSITQGSDGRFRLLYKAVGKQKPLPGGGPVVHLMATSDSPTGPFRKNLTPMFTFQNLAFPFEDPYLWFDAKRDTYFVIMKEMAGIISGTGHFSLVLFQSHDTVTWEKAEHPLVSTLELHWKEMPLQAVRRLERPQLMFDATGKPIVLLVAIDDGSAETYNVRIPLSEENPKERNL, from the coding sequence ATGAAAACCTGGAAGTGGGGATCGCGTTTCCTTATCGCGGTGTGTCTGCCGCTATTCGCGGTCTTTTCAGGCCAGGCCGGCGCGCAAGCGTCAAAGGAAAGAACTGCTTCTGTTCCGCCGCTCGATTTTCTCCACATAATGCAGCCCATCCCAGCATCTGCTGCCTTTCATGATCCTGGCTATTTTGTCTGGTGCGGCGCCCTGATCAAGGGCGGCGACGGGAAATATCACCTGTTCTATTCCCGCTGGAAGGTCATCGACGGATTCGAGTCCTGGGTCACACGGTCGGAGGTTGCCCATGCGATTGGAAGTTCTCCTGAAGGCCCCTTTGTCTTTCACGACCTAGCTCTGCCGGCGCGTGGAAAAGAGTTCTGGGACGGGATGGTGACACATAACCCGACCATCCACCGGTTTGGGAGGAAATACTACCTCTACTACATGGGGAACCGGGGGAATGGGGTCGTCATGTCCACCCTCAACTGGGACCATCGCAACAATCAGCGTATCGGCGTGGCAGTAGCTGACAATCCCAATGGTCCGTGGAAGCGGCTTGATACTCCATTGATTGACGTCAGCGCAGATGCCAATGCACCTGATGCCCTTTGCGTATCCAACCCAAGCATTACTCAAGGGTCCGACGGCAGGTTCCGTCTGCTCTATAAGGCTGTAGGAAAACAAAAGCCGTTGCCTGGTGGTGGTCCCGTGGTCCATCTGATGGCGACTTCCGATTCACCTACCGGGCCCTTTCGTAAGAATCTGACACCGATGTTCACGTTTCAGAATCTCGCATTTCCCTTTGAAGATCCGTATCTGTGGTTTGACGCGAAGCGTGACACGTACTTCGTCATCATGAAGGAGATGGCCGGCATCATTTCCGGCACCGGCCACTTTTCGCTCGTGCTATTCCAGTCGCACGATACCGTCACATGGGAGAAGGCCGAACATCCACTTGTGTCGACACTGGAGCTTCACTGGAAAGAAATGCCTCTTCAGGCGGTGCGGCGGCTGGAGCGTCCGCAGCTGATGTTCGACGCAACAGGCAAGCCCATCGTGCTGCTCGTTGCTATCGATGACGGAAGCGCGGAGACTTATAACGTACGTATTCCTCTCTCTGAAGAAAACCCCAAAGAACGAAACCTATAG
- a CDS encoding winged helix-turn-helix transcriptional regulator, whose protein sequence is MRQRRYKSYELGTGCGVEACLEVIGSKWKGVILHQLMTHGVLRFNEIQRLKPDLSPRILTAQLRELESDGVIDRKVYPVVPPKVEYSLSKTGESLKPLIQSMQDWGDAHLLRTNAPVKPRTKATPTAIAAG, encoded by the coding sequence ATGAGACAACGGCGCTACAAGTCCTACGAACTGGGCACTGGATGTGGAGTAGAAGCCTGCCTCGAAGTGATCGGCAGCAAATGGAAGGGTGTGATCCTGCATCAGCTCATGACGCACGGTGTTCTGCGCTTTAACGAGATACAAAGACTTAAACCCGACCTCAGTCCGCGCATTCTGACGGCACAATTGCGGGAACTGGAGAGCGATGGCGTCATCGATCGAAAAGTCTATCCGGTTGTTCCGCCGAAGGTTGAGTACTCTCTTTCTAAGACCGGTGAATCGCTGAAACCTTTGATTCAGTCTATGCAGGACTGGGGCGATGCGCATTTGCTTCGCACAAATGCGCCGGTAAAACCTCGCACGAAAGCCACTCCAACTGCTATTGCCGCTGGCTAA